The genomic stretch CCGGAGACAGGTTTGAGACATATGTAATGACCGGAAAAAAGAATTCGGGGATCGTATGCCTGAACGGAGGAGCCGCAAGGATGGGAAGTCCGGGAGATCTCATCATCGTCATCTCGTATGCCGCAGTAGATGAAGATTCCCTTTTGAAGTATTGTTCCAGGAAAGTTCTGGTGGACGGTAAAAACAGGGTCAAAAGGATCATACAGGAGAAAAAATGAAAAGGATACTGTCTTTCATTTTGATCGCCGCAGTTTTTTCTCAGTTGGCCGTGCCGGCATTGTCGGATTCTTTGTGGAACGAAAACAGTTCTTCTTTATACGCGACGCAGAAACCGTTCAAACCGGGCGATATCATAATGGTTATTGTCGTGGAAAATACTTCTGCTGCCCAGAAAGCGGGCACGGATACGTCAAATCAGGACAATCTGAGTCTCAGCTTTACACACACGATCAACAAACTGACGCAGTATTTAGGTCCGCTGGGTACGCCTCAATCACTATCGGGTCAGGCGTCCTCAGCTTATAAAGGATCAGGCGACACTTCCAGGTCAAACAATGTTCTTGCCGTCGTGACCGCAACAGTCCAAAATGTTCTGCCGAACGGGAATGTTGTTATTTTTGGCACACACAAGGTGACTGTAAATGAAGAAATTCAGGAGGTATTGATCAAAGGAATCGTGAGGCCGGCGGATGTAACGAGCTGGAATACGGTATATTCATTTCAAGTTGCGGATTCGACCGTTTCAGTTAAAGGTACCGGTACTGTCGATGAAGCCTCGTCGCCGGGGGTTGTCAGGAGAGTGCTTAATTGGATATTCTAAGCAAAATGACAAGAAAAATATCTGTGGCAGTCCTTTTTACGGTGCTAGTCGTGACAGTCTCCTCATTTGCCGCGTCTCCGTCCGTAAGGATAAAAGACATCGCAACAATAGACCAGGCGCGCGAGAACCAACTTATAGGATTCGGGCTTGTAGCGGGGCTCCGGCAGTCAGGGGACAGCCAGCAGACCGAGTTTACAAAACAGGCGATAGCAAATCTTCTATCCCGCATGGGGATGTCTCCCCCGTCGCCCATAACAAGCTCAACGTCACGATCACTTACAAATCTATATAATTTTTCAACGATCCCTAAATCGCAGGAATACAGGTCAAAGAACGTCGCCGCAGTGATGGTGACTGCTACGCTCCCTCCGTTCATGAAACCGGGGCAGAAAATAGATGTAACCGTGGCAAGTATAGGGGACGCCGCTAGCCTTAAAGGCGGCAACCTTCTGGCAACGCAGCTGCTGGGGATGGACGGTCAGACATATGCGGTGGCGCAGGGGCCTGTCTCTCTGGGCGGGGTCAGCGATTCGAACTTTTTACCTTTCAGAACGGATATAGCTACAACGGGAAGAGTTCCCGGGGGAGGGCTGGTCGAAAAGGAGATCCCCGTCAGTATTGAAGAAGAGCTGGCTCAGACAGACACGGCTGAAGCCTCCAGTTCGATCACGGGGTTCAAAATACTTTTGAACGAACCTGATTTTACGACAGCTTCAAGAGTTGCATACACAATAGCGAAAGAAGGCATCGATGTCCAGGCCCTTGATGCAGCTTCGATAATGGTCAGGGTCACTCCGGGAGATGACGCGATATCACTTATCTCAAAGATCGAAACACTGAGGGTCATTCCTGACGTGAAAGCAAAAATTGTGATCAACGAAAGGACCGGCACGATAGTGATCGGCGAAAATATCAGGATCGCGCCGGTAGCCGTCACTTACGGGAATTTCACCGTGACAATAGGGCCGGCATCTCTTACGTCAGGATTGAGCGAGACAGGGGGCATTCCTTTATCTTCAACGAATGTAATGATAAAGGAAAGCAATAAAAAACTTGTCATCTTGAAGGAATCCGCGAATTTATCAGACCTTGTGAGATCGCTGAACTCGATAGGAGCCACTCCAAAAGACCTGATAGCTATCATTCAGGCTATAAAGCAATCCGGCGCATTGACCGCCGACCTGGAGATCATGTGATGGATAATTTTATCCCGCCGGTGATCTTTAATCGCAACAGCGCGTACACCGGCAGCGTCACGCAGCCCGGTCCGGTGCAGGGCGATGCCGTGACGGCGGTCTCTTCGCTGTTTTTGCAGACCATGCTGAAAGAGATCTATAAAAACCAGTTTAAAAACGAACTTTTTACGACGGAAAACAATCCATCATCCTCGGTTTTTTCCGATATGTTCGTAGAACAGATGATAAATGAGATGGCAAATGCCGATACTTTCGGACTTAACAAGATGATCTCTTCGGCGATTGAGCCGCGGGATGTAATAGAGGAAAGCAAATGCCCGTAAGACCGAAACAAGAATCGTTAAAACAGCAACAGCCTTACAGGCCTGCCATGGCCATGGAGGCGTACCTGCCGCTAGTCCATTCGATAGCGGCTATGATCTCAGGGAAAGGCCTCCCGCCGAACATAGATTATAACGATCTTGTAAGCGACGGCACTATAGGGCTGATGAAAGCGTGGGATAATTTCGATCCTAAAAGGGGGGTCAAGTTCGAGACTTATGCTTCTTACAGGGTCAGGGGCGAGATACTGGACGGGCTCAAATATTACAATCCCGTTCCTTACAGGATACAGGTGATGATAAGGGACCTTGCGAAAAAAGGATACGACACAATACTAAAACGCGGCGAAAAAGAGTCCGGCATCTCGACAAAGGATTCAAAGCTTCTCGAAAAAAAGAGCCTCAGCGAGTCGGAATTCAAAGCGGCTGTCACAAAGATCCAGAAGATAGTATCTGCTTCGGCTTTGATGTACCTTGTTTCACTGGAACAGGCTTCCGATTCTTCGGAGATCCAGGTATCCGGAGAAAGGACCCCTGTCGAGGAGCTTGAATCCAGCGATCTTAAATTAAGGCTTGATAACGAGATAAAAAGCCTTCCGAAGATGGAACGAACGGTGCTCGAACTTTTTTTCAAAAAAGGCCTTAGCCAGAAGGATATTGCAAAGGACCACAAACTGTCAAGAAGCAAGGTCAACAGGCTTATCGCGAGGGCAATAAACAGGCTGAAGGAAAAGTTGAAATAGGGCATAAATATGGAAATATTCGATCCTACGATGTCAAATATTGAAAGTGCGATGGCGAGGAGCATAAAGATCCAGGAAGTTACCGCGCACAATATCGCCAACGCGCAGACGCCCGGCTTTACGGCTAAAAAATTTGACGAGGTACTGAACAAAGCCGTCGAGCGCGAAGAAAATAAAACAGTGAATCTGGAAGAAGAAATGGCCGAAATGGCGAAGAACAACACCAGGTATTCGACATATGCAAAACTAATGTCGGCAAAGCTCGCCGTGCTGAGAAATGTGATATCGCAGGGGAGAAAATAAGACATGGGATTAAACAGCGCGTTGGATATCTCTGTTTCCGCGATAAACGCCGAACGGCTTCATATGGAGCTTATAGCAAGCAATATCGCAAATATCAATACTACGAAGACCGTTGACGGGGGCATCTACAGGAGAAAGGTGCTTTCCTATACGGAAAAACCGGTAACGTTTGAAGATGTCCTTGCCGGCGCGCAGAAAAAGGCCGAGATAAAAACAGGCGGGGGAGTAGATGTGTCCGTTACTGAAGATATGAGCGCCCCTATGCAGAAAATATTCAACCCCGGTCATCCGGATGCCGATGAGAAGGGATACGTGACGCTTCCGAACGTGTCGTTGTCTACGGAGATGACGGACCTTATATTTGCGGGAAGACTTTATGAGACGAATGTTACGGTCTTTAGCGCGACAAAAAAAATGCAAACTGAAGCTCTCCAGATACAGTAAAGGAGACCGATAAATGGCTGAAGGCATAAGCAGGATAGACCCGAATTTGCTGGCCCAGATCATGGGGCCCGAGACAACTCCTGCCGCCCCTGAAGTGGGCCAACCGTCAGCGGCATCCCCCGAGATAAAATCCTCCGGCATGACGTTCGACGATATCTTAGGTAAAGCCGTTAATGCGCTTGACGGGGTGAGCAATGTCGAGAACGATGCGAATTTAATGATGGAAAAATACATGAAAGGCCAGGTCGACGTATCGGACGTCATGATAGCCACGGCGAAGATGAACATTGCGGTCCAGCTTGCGGTGGCTACCGTCACTTCCGCCGTGAACACGTTCAAAGAAATAACTCAGATGCAGATCTGATAAAAAGGAGTGATCGATGGGAGAGGCCAGAGCCCCGGGAAGAATGTCGGACACTAACAGGAATCTTATTATTTCGACTTCTGTTGTAGTGGTCGTTTCGCTTATAGTCCTGCTGGTGTTCTTCAGGTCGTGCGGCTTGTACGACAGGAATGCAGGTTATAAAGTTATCTACTCCAATCTCGACTTGAAAGATGCCGCGAACGTCGTCACCGTCCTTAAGGTCATGAAGATACCTTACCAGATAAGGGATGACGGCCGTACTGTAGCGGTCCCGAAAGACAAGGCCGATGACGCGAAGCTGGGTCTCGCGGAAAAAAATCTGCCTACGGGCGGGTCGGTAGGATGGGAGATATTTGACCAGTCAAAGCTGGGGACCACCGATTTTGACCGAAGGGTACAGTTTGTAAGAGCGATTTCGGGAGAGCTTGCGAGGACGATAATGAGGATAGATGCGGTACTGGATGCAAGGGTGCAGATAGTCATTCCTCAAACCTCACTTTTTGAGGTGGCAAAAGCTCCTGTCACGGCTTCAGTCCTGCTGCAGCTTCGTACCGGAAGAAAGATTTCCCGCGAGCAGGTTAACGGGATAGTATACCTTGTCGCGAGCAGCGTGGAAAATCTAAGACCGGAAAACGTCATAATAGTCGATATCTACGGCAACATCTTAAGCGGCCCCGGTGTGGGTTCCGTGGAAGCCAATGTCGTCGCCTCGCCTGTCACAGAGCAGATGTATATCGCCCCGACACAAGAAGTTGCGGAAAAAGCTCCGGTAAAAGAGATCTTGATCTCAAAGACCGTGCCCACAGGAATAAAAGAGACGGCAGCCATAGCTCAGCTCGCCGCCACAAAAGAGACAGAGACCATTTCTTTGCCGCAGAAGAAACTGACCGTCGAAGAGAAAGTGGTCGTGAAGTTCAAGGCAAAGGAAGAATTCGAGAACATGCTCTCCAGCAAGGTCCAGAAAGTTGTGAATAATTTTTATCCGCCGAACAGCATCCTGGTGAAAGTAAATGTCGACCTGGCGGAATATAAAGAAAGCCCGAAAAAACACACTGCAACTGCGGTAAAAGCAAAAAAACATGTCATTTCCAGCATGGAGAACGGCAAAAAACCAGTCCCGTCAAAAATGTTGACGGAAGATAATATCAAGAAGATGACCGTCATAGTCCTTGTGGACAACAGGTTCAATCTTACAAAACAGCAAAAAAAGACTACTTATGAGATGATAGGCAACGCGATTTCATACCACCCCAGCAGGGGGGACAGGATCATTTTAAGGCAGGTCCCGTTCCATTATGCTACAGCCTTTCAGCCGGGAATGATGCAAAAAGGATCTGCATCTAAGATGGAAAGTAAGAGATCACTTCCGGAAAAAATGATCTCACTACTCGGCCAAAACACTGCGGTGTCAGTTTTGGCGGCGTTGTTTATCTTCCTTTTGGCGGTGCTGGCCGCGAGGACATTTTCGAGAAGAAGGTCTTTGGAACAGGAAGCCGAGGAGATGAGCGAACCGGATGAAAGAATGAGGACAGCTTCTTCGGCGATAGAGCAGATAAGGACAGTGGTCGCGCAGTCTCCAGACCGCGTGGCGGAGCTCATGAAAAACTGGCTGAGCGAAAAATAATGACGGAGTCAAAATGGTCTTAACTGGAAGAGAAAAAGCGACGATATTGTTATCGTTATTGGGCGCCGACCTGTCGGCGCAGATACTGAGAAGCCTGCCTCCCGATATGGCGGACCTTATTGCTTCGGGAATAAACAATCTTCCGAACCCGTCTTCGGATGTAATATCGTCCGTACTCGAAGAGTTCGCGTCTTTTATTGCTCTTCCGGATGCTTCTCAAAAGAGAGGGATCGAACAGCAGGCATCTGCCAGGAGCACTCAGGCACCGCCAAAAGCGAACAGAAGCCCGTACGACACCCTTTTTTATTCCAAACCGAAAAAAGTGGCCATGGCACTTTCAGCAGAAAGATCGTCCGTCACTGCGTTCGTAATGTCGATGCTCCCGGCCGTGCAGGCAAGGGATGTTTTGGCATTCATGCCGGACAGGAAAAATGAGATCGAAGATATCATGAGAGACCTAAGGCAGACCCCGATGTCAGAAAAGGTCAAGGAAGACGTAATCGCGA from Candidatus Saganbacteria bacterium encodes the following:
- a CDS encoding aspartate 1-decarboxylase; the protein is MFRQMLKAKIHRLTVTESRLDYEGSITIDKTLLETSGIVESEKVHVVNVSTGDRFETYVMTGKKNSGIVCLNGGAARMGSPGDLIIVISYAAVDEDSLLKYCSRKVLVDGKNRVKRIIQEKK
- a CDS encoding flagellar basal body L-ring protein FlgH, with product MKRILSFILIAAVFSQLAVPALSDSLWNENSSSLYATQKPFKPGDIIMVIVVENTSAAQKAGTDTSNQDNLSLSFTHTINKLTQYLGPLGTPQSLSGQASSAYKGSGDTSRSNNVLAVVTATVQNVLPNGNVVIFGTHKVTVNEEIQEVLIKGIVRPADVTSWNTVYSFQVADSTVSVKGTGTVDEASSPGVVRRVLNWIF
- a CDS encoding flagellar basal body P-ring protein FlgI — its product is MTRKISVAVLFTVLVVTVSSFAASPSVRIKDIATIDQARENQLIGFGLVAGLRQSGDSQQTEFTKQAIANLLSRMGMSPPSPITSSTSRSLTNLYNFSTIPKSQEYRSKNVAAVMVTATLPPFMKPGQKIDVTVASIGDAASLKGGNLLATQLLGMDGQTYAVAQGPVSLGGVSDSNFLPFRTDIATTGRVPGGGLVEKEIPVSIEEELAQTDTAEASSSITGFKILLNEPDFTTASRVAYTIAKEGIDVQALDAASIMVRVTPGDDAISLISKIETLRVIPDVKAKIVINERTGTIVIGENIRIAPVAVTYGNFTVTIGPASLTSGLSETGGIPLSSTNVMIKESNKKLVILKESANLSDLVRSLNSIGATPKDLIAIIQAIKQSGALTADLEIM
- a CDS encoding sigma-70 family RNA polymerase sigma factor; protein product: MPVRPKQESLKQQQPYRPAMAMEAYLPLVHSIAAMISGKGLPPNIDYNDLVSDGTIGLMKAWDNFDPKRGVKFETYASYRVRGEILDGLKYYNPVPYRIQVMIRDLAKKGYDTILKRGEKESGISTKDSKLLEKKSLSESEFKAAVTKIQKIVSASALMYLVSLEQASDSSEIQVSGERTPVEELESSDLKLRLDNEIKSLPKMERTVLELFFKKGLSQKDIAKDHKLSRSKVNRLIARAINRLKEKLK
- a CDS encoding flagellar basal body protein, whose product is MEIFDPTMSNIESAMARSIKIQEVTAHNIANAQTPGFTAKKFDEVLNKAVEREENKTVNLEEEMAEMAKNNTRYSTYAKLMSAKLAVLRNVISQGRK
- the flgC gene encoding flagellar basal body rod protein FlgC, translated to MGLNSALDISVSAINAERLHMELIASNIANINTTKTVDGGIYRRKVLSYTEKPVTFEDVLAGAQKKAEIKTGGGVDVSVTEDMSAPMQKIFNPGHPDADEKGYVTLPNVSLSTEMTDLIFAGRLYETNVTVFSATKKMQTEALQIQ
- a CDS encoding flagellar hook-basal body complex protein FliE, whose product is MAEGISRIDPNLLAQIMGPETTPAAPEVGQPSAASPEIKSSGMTFDDILGKAVNALDGVSNVENDANLMMEKYMKGQVDVSDVMIATAKMNIAVQLAVATVTSAVNTFKEITQMQI
- the fliF gene encoding flagellar basal-body MS-ring/collar protein FliF, with the protein product MGEARAPGRMSDTNRNLIISTSVVVVVSLIVLLVFFRSCGLYDRNAGYKVIYSNLDLKDAANVVTVLKVMKIPYQIRDDGRTVAVPKDKADDAKLGLAEKNLPTGGSVGWEIFDQSKLGTTDFDRRVQFVRAISGELARTIMRIDAVLDARVQIVIPQTSLFEVAKAPVTASVLLQLRTGRKISREQVNGIVYLVASSVENLRPENVIIVDIYGNILSGPGVGSVEANVVASPVTEQMYIAPTQEVAEKAPVKEILISKTVPTGIKETAAIAQLAATKETETISLPQKKLTVEEKVVVKFKAKEEFENMLSSKVQKVVNNFYPPNSILVKVNVDLAEYKESPKKHTATAVKAKKHVISSMENGKKPVPSKMLTEDNIKKMTVIVLVDNRFNLTKQQKKTTYEMIGNAISYHPSRGDRIILRQVPFHYATAFQPGMMQKGSASKMESKRSLPEKMISLLGQNTAVSVLAALFIFLLAVLAARTFSRRRSLEQEAEEMSEPDERMRTASSAIEQIRTVVAQSPDRVAELMKNWLSEK